From one Brevundimonas sp. PAMC22021 genomic stretch:
- a CDS encoding HPr kinase/phosphorylase, translating to MTPAGTPPRQPVHATTVARRCGAQWRGLMLMGPSGSGKSDLALRLIDAGWRLVADDYSLVWASAGRLYAMSPATIEGRIEARGLGIVRAHTRPMAQIAAVIACTAEPVERLPEPEVRVLDGVSVPLFRLNALHASAATLAARSLQTL from the coding sequence ATGACGCCTGCCGGAACGCCGCCGCGTCAGCCGGTCCACGCCACCACCGTCGCCCGACGGTGCGGCGCCCAGTGGCGCGGGCTGATGTTGATGGGACCCTCAGGCTCCGGGAAGAGCGACCTGGCCTTGCGCCTGATCGACGCGGGGTGGCGGCTGGTCGCCGACGACTACAGCCTGGTCTGGGCCTCGGCCGGACGGCTTTACGCCATGTCGCCCGCCACGATCGAGGGCCGGATCGAGGCACGCGGGCTCGGCATCGTTCGGGCGCACACCCGTCCGATGGCGCAGATCGCGGCCGTCATCGCGTGCACGGCGGAGCCGGTGGAGCGGCTGCCGGAGCCGGAGGTTCGCGTCCTTGACGGCGTCTCCGTGCCGCTGTTCCGGTTGAACGCCCTGCACGCCTCGGCCGCGACCCTGGCGGCGCGGAGTCTTCAGACGCTTTGA
- a CDS encoding cell wall metabolism sensor histidine kinase WalK, with translation MASATATARADPGLTGDDDTPPRRAFRFGGSRLGGFILALNLLSLLILFGGALLLNELSRGLVQARQESLSVQAELLSNVLGELGITRGEPTPELDQVAAARWLRDNFIPQGQRVRLYDINGLPVADSYQVTEAIPGAPLPAARPAGTPPPERDIRAETLTAQRLERANRELSVEIENVLAGQSQQTVRRNEEGERVVSVSIPVRHVSQVLGVLTLEAGNVDEILGAQRRALVPFALVALGVNLLGSLLLHLFVARPVMRLSAAADQVRLQRSRAISLPDLEDRKDEIGDLARSLESMTETLSARMDAIERFAADVSHEIKNPLTSIRSALETLPLVKTDEQRDRLTNLLQQDVRRLDRLITDISNASRLDAELSRERPRAVELNTLLRDIVLVYETTAKPGDPSVMFEAGAEPQRVVGRDGPLGQVFRNLIDNARSFSPAGGTVRVFLSGADNEARIRIEDEGPGIPPDNLETVFERFYTSRPKGAAFGSNSGLGLSIVRQIVEAHGGRVWAENRMNAEGEVQGARFEVVLPSAGRRQ, from the coding sequence ATGGCGTCGGCTACCGCTACCGCGAGAGCTGATCCCGGCCTGACCGGAGACGACGACACACCGCCGAGGCGCGCCTTCCGCTTCGGCGGCTCGCGTCTGGGCGGCTTTATCCTGGCGCTGAACCTGCTCAGCCTGCTGATCCTGTTCGGCGGGGCGCTGCTGCTGAACGAGCTGTCGCGCGGCCTGGTGCAGGCCCGACAGGAATCGCTGTCGGTGCAGGCCGAACTGCTGTCCAACGTCCTGGGCGAACTGGGCATCACGCGCGGAGAGCCCACGCCGGAACTGGACCAGGTCGCCGCGGCTCGCTGGCTGCGCGACAACTTCATCCCGCAGGGACAGCGCGTTCGGCTGTACGACATCAACGGCCTGCCGGTGGCCGACAGCTATCAGGTGACCGAGGCCATTCCCGGCGCACCCCTGCCTGCGGCGCGGCCGGCCGGCACGCCGCCGCCGGAGCGGGACATCCGGGCCGAGACGCTCACCGCCCAGCGGCTGGAGCGCGCGAACCGCGAACTCAGCGTCGAGATCGAGAACGTCTTGGCCGGTCAGTCGCAGCAGACGGTGCGCCGAAACGAGGAGGGGGAGCGCGTCGTCTCCGTCTCCATCCCCGTGCGCCACGTCAGCCAGGTGCTGGGCGTGCTGACGCTGGAGGCGGGCAATGTGGACGAGATCCTGGGCGCGCAACGCCGCGCGCTGGTTCCCTTCGCCCTGGTGGCTCTGGGGGTGAACCTCCTGGGCTCCCTGCTGCTGCATCTGTTCGTCGCGCGCCCGGTGATGCGGCTGTCGGCGGCGGCAGATCAGGTGCGGCTGCAAAGGTCGCGCGCCATCAGCCTGCCCGACCTCGAGGACCGCAAGGACGAGATCGGCGACCTCGCCCGGTCGCTGGAATCGATGACCGAGACCCTGTCGGCGCGGATGGACGCGATCGAGCGTTTCGCCGCCGATGTCAGCCACGAGATCAAGAACCCGCTGACCTCCATCCGCTCGGCGCTGGAGACCCTGCCGCTGGTCAAGACGGATGAGCAGCGCGATCGCCTGACCAATCTGTTGCAGCAGGACGTGCGGCGTCTCGATCGGCTGATCACCGACATCTCCAACGCCTCGCGGCTGGACGCCGAACTGTCGCGCGAGCGGCCGCGCGCGGTCGAGTTGAACACCCTGCTGCGCGACATCGTCCTGGTCTATGAGACGACGGCCAAGCCGGGCGATCCGTCGGTGATGTTCGAGGCGGGCGCAGAGCCGCAGCGTGTGGTCGGCCGCGACGGCCCGCTGGGCCAGGTGTTCCGCAATCTCATCGACAACGCCCGCTCGTTCAGCCCCGCCGGCGGCACGGTGCGCGTGTTCCTGTCGGGCGCCGACAACGAGGCGCGCATCCGGATCGAGGACGAGGGTCCCGGCATACCGCCCGACAATCTGGAGACGGTGTTTGAGCGTTTCTACACCTCCAGGCCCAAGGGCGCGGCTTTCGGCTCCAACTCCGGGCTGGGCCTTTCGATCGTGCGCCAGATCGTGGAGGCGCATGGGGGGCGTGTCTGGGCCGAGAACCGGATGAACGCTGAGGGCGAAGTGCAGGGCGCGCGGTTCGAGGTGGTTCTTCCCTCGGCCGGACGTCGGCAATGA
- a CDS encoding response regulator transcription factor, translated as MANITLVDDDENIVASVSLALESHGHKITAYHDGASGLAALESTPPDLAILDVKMPRMDGMEVLRRLRQTSQIPVIMLTSKDEEIDEILGFNLGADDYIHKPFSQRLLIERVKALLRRTGADGVEPEPSAETSGKAIKRGKLTMDPARHESMWDGRPVKLTVTEFLLLQALAQRPGFVKSRDNLMDAAYDDQVYVDDRTIDSHVKRMRKKFRAVDPEFDAIETLYGVGYRYRES; from the coding sequence TTGGCGAACATCACCCTGGTCGACGACGACGAGAACATCGTGGCGTCGGTTTCGCTGGCGCTGGAAAGCCACGGACACAAGATCACCGCCTATCACGACGGCGCCTCGGGCCTGGCCGCGCTGGAAAGCACGCCGCCCGACCTCGCCATCCTAGACGTGAAGATGCCGCGCATGGACGGCATGGAGGTGCTGCGTCGCCTGCGCCAGACCTCGCAGATCCCGGTCATCATGCTGACGTCCAAGGACGAGGAAATCGACGAGATCCTCGGCTTCAACCTCGGCGCCGACGACTACATCCACAAGCCGTTCAGCCAGCGGCTGCTGATCGAGCGGGTCAAGGCGCTGCTGCGCCGCACCGGCGCCGACGGCGTGGAGCCCGAGCCCTCTGCCGAGACTTCGGGCAAGGCGATCAAGCGCGGCAAACTGACCATGGACCCGGCGCGCCATGAATCGATGTGGGACGGGCGGCCGGTCAAGCTGACCGTCACCGAATTCCTGCTGCTGCAGGCCCTGGCCCAGCGCCCCGGCTTCGTGAAGAGCCGCGACAACCTGATGGACGCCGCCTACGACGACCAGGTCTATGTCGACGACCGCACCATCGACAGCCACGTCAAGAGGATGCGCAAGAAGTTCCGCGCCGTGGACCCCGAGTTCGACGCGATCGAGACCCTGTATGGCGTCGGCTACCGCTACCGCGAGAGCTGA
- a CDS encoding M13 family metallopeptidase — MKRLLVGAALGALLLPASLAFAHDGHEHECVDDACTVQALFQTAPAEGSSGFQGTEAPRYGTWGFDLNGRDTSVKPGENFFEYANGEALEELVIPSDRTSYGSFALLRELSDNRMKALVTGLAARNDLTPGSDEAKIADAYRAYMDEARIEQLDAQPLQPYLTAIRAADSHDKMAVYMGQTAGRFGASFFGTGITIDSKQPTRYVVSTGQSGIGLPNRDYYLDARYADKKEKYQAYVGRMLEMIGWENPAETAAQVVALESRIAEAHWTPIQNRNRDETYNEYTIQQLTQEAPGFAWQAYYDSAELGGVPRLIVRQDTAMPKIAAIYAETPVPLLQAWEAFHTADDMAPMLSKRFSDAQWEFRARDLSGQPEQRTRDKRAISFAENQLGESTGRLYVAEYFPAESKAKMEELVANLRTALSHRIDNLTWMGPETKAQAQDKLRKFTVKIGYPNKWRDYSGLEVRGDDLVGNAERKGLFEWEYDLARLNEPVDKDEWGMTPQTVNAYYNSANNEIVFPAAILQPPFFDPNGDAAVNYGGIGGVIGHEIGHGFDDQGSKSDGDGVLRNWWTAEDKSNFEGLTTRLGAQYDQYEPLPGFHVQGGLTMGENIGDAAGVAVGLEAYHLSLNGQPAPVLDGVTGDQRFFYGWAQVWQSKYREEALKQQVATDPHSPAEFRVIGPLRNSDAWYEAFGVTEGDKYFLPADQRVRIW; from the coding sequence ATGAAACGTCTGCTTGTCGGCGCTGCTCTGGGCGCCCTTCTTCTTCCGGCCAGCCTGGCCTTTGCCCACGACGGCCATGAGCATGAGTGCGTCGACGACGCCTGCACGGTGCAGGCGCTGTTCCAGACCGCGCCGGCCGAGGGCTCCAGTGGCTTCCAGGGCACCGAGGCGCCGCGCTACGGCACCTGGGGCTTCGACCTGAACGGCCGCGATACGTCGGTGAAGCCGGGTGAGAACTTCTTCGAATACGCCAATGGCGAGGCCCTGGAAGAGCTGGTGATCCCGTCGGACCGCACCAGCTACGGCTCGTTCGCCCTGCTGCGCGAGCTGTCGGACAACCGCATGAAGGCGCTGGTCACGGGCCTGGCGGCTCGCAACGACCTGACGCCGGGTTCGGACGAGGCCAAGATCGCCGACGCCTACCGCGCCTACATGGACGAGGCGCGTATCGAGCAGCTGGACGCCCAGCCGCTGCAGCCCTACCTGACGGCCATCCGCGCGGCCGACAGCCATGACAAGATGGCGGTCTACATGGGCCAGACGGCGGGCCGCTTCGGCGCGTCCTTCTTTGGCACCGGCATCACCATCGATTCCAAGCAGCCGACCCGCTACGTCGTCTCGACCGGCCAGTCGGGCATCGGCCTGCCGAACCGCGACTACTATCTGGACGCGCGCTACGCCGACAAGAAGGAGAAGTATCAGGCCTATGTCGGCCGGATGCTGGAGATGATCGGCTGGGAAAACCCGGCCGAGACCGCCGCCCAGGTCGTCGCTCTGGAGAGCCGCATCGCAGAGGCGCACTGGACCCCGATCCAGAACCGCAACCGCGACGAGACCTACAACGAATACACCATCCAGCAGCTGACGCAGGAAGCTCCGGGCTTTGCCTGGCAGGCCTATTACGACAGCGCCGAACTGGGCGGCGTGCCGCGCCTGATCGTGCGTCAGGACACAGCCATGCCGAAGATCGCGGCCATCTACGCCGAGACGCCGGTTCCGCTGCTGCAGGCGTGGGAAGCCTTCCACACCGCCGACGACATGGCGCCCATGCTGTCCAAGCGCTTCTCGGACGCGCAGTGGGAGTTCCGCGCCCGCGACCTCTCCGGCCAGCCCGAGCAGCGCACGCGCGACAAGCGCGCCATCTCCTTCGCCGAGAACCAGCTGGGCGAGTCTACCGGCCGCCTGTATGTGGCCGAATACTTCCCGGCCGAATCCAAGGCCAAAATGGAAGAGCTGGTCGCCAACCTGCGCACCGCCCTGTCGCATCGCATCGACAACCTGACCTGGATGGGCCCCGAGACCAAGGCGCAGGCGCAGGACAAGCTGCGCAAGTTCACGGTCAAGATCGGCTATCCCAACAAGTGGCGCGACTACTCCGGCCTGGAGGTTCGAGGCGATGACCTGGTCGGCAACGCCGAGCGCAAGGGCCTGTTCGAGTGGGAATACGACCTTGCCCGCCTGAACGAGCCGGTCGACAAGGACGAGTGGGGCATGACGCCCCAGACGGTGAACGCCTACTACAACTCGGCCAACAACGAGATCGTGTTCCCGGCCGCGATCCTGCAGCCGCCCTTCTTTGATCCGAACGGCGACGCGGCGGTCAACTACGGCGGCATCGGCGGCGTGATCGGCCACGAGATCGGCCACGGCTTCGACGATCAGGGCTCCAAGTCGGACGGCGACGGCGTGCTGCGCAACTGGTGGACGGCCGAGGACAAGTCCAACTTCGAAGGACTGACCACGCGCCTGGGCGCCCAGTACGACCAGTATGAGCCGCTGCCCGGCTTCCACGTCCAGGGCGGCCTGACCATGGGCGAGAACATCGGCGACGCCGCCGGCGTGGCCGTGGGTCTCGAGGCCTATCACCTGTCGCTGAACGGCCAGCCCGCGCCGGTGCTGGACGGTGTCACCGGCGACCAGCGCTTCTTCTACGGCTGGGCGCAGGTCTGGCAGTCGAAGTATCGCGAGGAGGCGCTGAAGCAGCAGGTCGCCACAGACCCGCACAGCCCGGCCGAGTTCCGCGTGATCGGTCCCTTGCGCAACTCCGACGCCTGGTACGAGGCGTTCGGCGTCACGGAAGGCGACAAATACTTCCTGCCGGCGGACCAGCGCGTCCGCATCTGGTGA
- a CDS encoding cation:proton antiporter: MTEHGGGDYKDLVVFLAAAGVVVPLFNRFRISPVLGFLAAGVLLGPDGLGRFAGSGDWLSWFTISDPAQLTQLSELGVAFLLFTIGLELSWDRLRAMRRLVFGLGLMQVAVCSLVLATGFMLLGQNLASAAVLGLGLALSSTAVVMPVLAERGRLKGAVGRSTFAVLLAQDLAVAPILVTVGVMAAMASGGGGLDPAVLGRSLLTLVPAAIGMALLVVLGRVVLRPMFRSVARARKGDQGGELFVAACLLVVVGAGVAAQASGLSMSIGALVAGVLLAETEFRRQVEVSIEPFKGLLLGVFFVGVGIGLDLDAVAAAPLVVLALAATIIGIKAAVTFGLARLWGVGGRSAVETALVLGPAGEFAFVVLALGMSQGVTSPDFTPTVLIAATLSMFTVPLMALAGERLSSRAAARSPAAPMPVVPPSGPDGAVMIVGFGRVGRLIGELLTEHGQPFIALDTDAAAVQRARQDGHQVFYGDAGSAEMLMNCGVRTTRALIVTMDAPGKVDEVVRAARSLREDLILIARARDDRHAARLYALGVTDAVPETTEASLQLAENTLVDLGVPMGLVLASIHERRDRFRQLFQDAVPEDRRARPTRALRATLRPRA, from the coding sequence ATGACCGAGCATGGCGGCGGGGACTACAAGGACCTGGTGGTCTTCCTTGCGGCCGCCGGCGTCGTCGTGCCGCTGTTCAATCGTTTCCGCATCAGCCCGGTGCTGGGCTTCCTGGCGGCCGGAGTGCTGCTGGGGCCGGATGGGCTGGGCCGCTTCGCGGGCTCGGGCGACTGGCTGTCCTGGTTCACCATCAGCGATCCGGCCCAGCTGACGCAGCTGTCCGAGCTCGGCGTCGCCTTTCTCCTGTTCACCATCGGGCTGGAGCTGTCGTGGGACCGCCTGCGGGCCATGCGGCGGCTGGTGTTCGGTTTGGGACTGATGCAGGTCGCCGTCTGCAGCCTGGTGCTGGCAACGGGTTTCATGCTGCTGGGCCAGAACCTCGCCAGCGCCGCCGTGCTGGGCCTGGGCCTGGCGCTGTCCTCCACCGCCGTGGTGATGCCGGTGCTGGCGGAACGCGGCCGGCTGAAGGGCGCGGTCGGCCGCTCGACCTTTGCGGTCCTGCTGGCCCAGGACCTGGCGGTCGCGCCCATCCTGGTGACGGTCGGCGTGATGGCTGCGATGGCCTCCGGCGGAGGAGGGCTGGATCCCGCGGTGCTGGGCCGTTCGCTGCTGACGCTGGTTCCGGCGGCCATTGGCATGGCGTTGCTGGTGGTGCTGGGGCGGGTTGTGCTGCGGCCGATGTTCCGCTCGGTGGCGCGCGCCAGAAAGGGCGATCAGGGCGGAGAGCTGTTCGTCGCGGCCTGTTTGCTGGTCGTCGTCGGGGCGGGCGTCGCGGCCCAGGCGTCCGGCCTGTCCATGAGCATCGGCGCGCTGGTCGCCGGCGTTCTCCTCGCCGAGACCGAGTTCCGCCGCCAGGTCGAGGTGTCGATCGAGCCGTTCAAGGGGCTGCTTCTGGGCGTGTTCTTTGTCGGCGTCGGCATCGGACTGGACCTGGACGCAGTGGCCGCCGCGCCGCTGGTGGTGCTGGCGCTGGCGGCCACGATCATCGGGATCAAGGCTGCGGTCACCTTTGGCCTTGCGCGACTGTGGGGCGTGGGCGGCCGCTCGGCGGTCGAGACGGCGCTGGTGCTGGGCCCGGCCGGAGAGTTCGCCTTTGTGGTCCTGGCGCTGGGCATGAGCCAGGGCGTGACCTCGCCGGACTTCACCCCGACCGTGCTGATCGCCGCCACCCTCAGCATGTTCACCGTGCCGCTGATGGCGCTGGCCGGAGAGCGGCTGTCGTCTCGCGCGGCCGCCCGGTCGCCCGCCGCGCCCATGCCGGTGGTCCCGCCGTCCGGTCCGGACGGGGCGGTGATGATCGTCGGCTTCGGCCGGGTCGGCCGGCTCATCGGCGAGCTGCTGACCGAGCATGGCCAGCCGTTCATCGCCCTCGACACCGACGCCGCCGCGGTGCAGCGCGCGCGACAGGACGGCCATCAGGTCTTCTACGGCGACGCCGGCTCGGCCGAGATGCTGATGAACTGCGGTGTGCGCACCACCCGCGCCCTGATCGTCACCATGGATGCGCCGGGCAAGGTCGACGAGGTGGTTCGCGCCGCCCGGTCCCTGCGCGAGGACCTGATCCTGATCGCCCGCGCCCGCGACGACCGCCACGCCGCGCGGCTTTATGCGCTGGGCGTCACCGACGCCGTGCCGGAAACGACGGAGGCCAGCCTGCAGCTGGCCGAGAACACCCTGGTCGATCTCGGCGTGCCGATGGGGCTGGTGCTGGCCTCGATCCACGAGCGCCGCGACCGCTTCCGCCAGCTGTTCCAGGACGCCGTGCCCGAAGACCGCCGCGCCCGCCCCACCCGCGCCCTGCGCGCCACGTTACGGCCGCGGGCCTGA
- a CDS encoding ATP synthase F1 subunit epsilon, with protein sequence MAGKLNFSLVSPEREVFAGLVDQVDAPGVEGDFGVLADHAPFMTALREGVVTVIDGGARRVFEVRGGFADVTPAGLTILAEEASERTAA encoded by the coding sequence ATGGCCGGCAAGCTGAACTTCTCCCTCGTCTCGCCGGAACGCGAGGTCTTCGCGGGTCTCGTGGATCAGGTGGACGCGCCGGGCGTCGAGGGCGACTTCGGCGTGCTGGCGGATCACGCGCCTTTCATGACGGCGCTGCGCGAAGGCGTGGTGACGGTGATCGACGGCGGCGCACGCCGGGTGTTCGAAGTGCGCGGCGGCTTCGCCGACGTGACCCCCGCCGGCCTGACCATCCTGGCCGAGGAAGCGTCGGAACGCACCGCCGCCTGA
- the atpD gene encoding F0F1 ATP synthase subunit beta, whose product MTDTVAPKKPAARKPKAPAAPVASATGNAVITAGTGVGKIAQVIGAVVDVEFTGHLPAILNALHTQNVDQKTGEPFTLVLEVAQHLGENMVRTIAMDTTEGLTRGQPVTDTGSSIQAPVGPGTLGRIMNVVGQPIDEQGPIKTDMYRPIHREAPSFEEQSTSSEILVTGIKVIDLMCPYTKGGKTGLFGGAGVGKTVTMQELINNIAKAYGGYSVLAGVGERTREGNDLYHEMIESNVNVDPTKNGGSTEGSKCALVYGQMNEPPGARARVALTGLAQAEYFRDEEGKDVLLFVDNIFRFTQAGSEMSALLGRIPSAVGYQPTLATEMGNLQERITSTKKGSITSIQAIYVPADDLTDPAPAASFAHLDARTVLSRDIAAQAIFPAVDPLDSSSRIMDPLVIGEEHYNVARSVQEVLQQYKALKDIIAILGMDELSEDDKLVVSRARKISRFLSQPFFVAEQFTNSPGKFVSLEDTIRSFKGIVAGEYDHLPEAAFYMVGAIEEAVAKAEKMAASA is encoded by the coding sequence ATGACCGACACCGTCGCTCCCAAGAAGCCCGCCGCCCGCAAGCCCAAGGCTCCCGCCGCTCCCGTCGCCTCCGCGACCGGCAACGCCGTGATCACGGCCGGCACGGGCGTGGGCAAGATCGCCCAGGTCATCGGCGCCGTCGTCGACGTTGAGTTCACCGGCCACCTGCCGGCGATCCTGAACGCCCTGCACACCCAGAACGTCGACCAGAAGACGGGCGAGCCCTTCACCCTGGTCCTGGAAGTCGCCCAGCATCTGGGTGAGAACATGGTGCGCACCATCGCCATGGACACGACCGAAGGCCTGACGCGGGGCCAGCCGGTCACGGACACAGGTTCGTCGATCCAGGCGCCGGTCGGCCCGGGCACGCTCGGCCGCATCATGAACGTCGTCGGCCAGCCGATCGACGAACAGGGTCCGATCAAGACCGACATGTACCGCCCGATCCACCGCGAGGCGCCGTCGTTCGAAGAGCAGTCGACCTCGTCGGAAATCCTGGTCACCGGCATCAAGGTCATCGACCTGATGTGCCCCTACACCAAGGGCGGCAAGACCGGCCTGTTCGGCGGCGCCGGCGTCGGCAAGACCGTGACCATGCAGGAGCTGATCAACAACATCGCTAAGGCCTACGGCGGTTATTCGGTTCTGGCCGGCGTGGGTGAACGCACCCGCGAAGGCAACGACCTGTATCATGAGATGATCGAGTCCAACGTCAACGTGGACCCGACCAAGAACGGCGGCTCGACCGAAGGCTCCAAGTGCGCCCTGGTCTACGGCCAGATGAACGAGCCCCCCGGCGCCCGCGCCCGCGTCGCCCTGACGGGTCTGGCCCAGGCCGAGTATTTCCGCGACGAGGAAGGCAAGGACGTGCTGCTTTTCGTCGACAACATCTTCCGCTTCACCCAGGCGGGTTCGGAAATGTCGGCACTGCTGGGCCGCATTCCGTCTGCGGTGGGCTATCAGCCGACCCTGGCGACCGAGATGGGCAACCTGCAGGAGCGCATCACCTCGACCAAGAAGGGCTCGATCACTTCGATCCAGGCCATCTACGTTCCCGCCGATGACCTGACCGACCCGGCCCCGGCCGCGTCCTTCGCCCACCTGGACGCCCGCACCGTTCTGTCGCGCGACATCGCCGCCCAGGCCATCTTCCCGGCCGTGGATCCGCTGGATTCGTCCTCGCGGATCATGGACCCGCTCGTCATTGGCGAAGAGCACTACAACGTCGCCCGCTCGGTCCAGGAAGTCCTGCAGCAGTACAAGGCGCTGAAGGACATCATCGCCATCCTGGGCATGGACGAGCTGTCGGAAGACGACAAGCTGGTCGTGTCGCGCGCCCGCAAGATCTCGCGCTTCCTGTCGCAGCCGTTCTTCGTGGCCGAGCAGTTCACCAACTCGCCCGGCAAGTTCGTCTCGCTGGAAGACACTATCCGCTCGTTCAAGGGCATCGTGGCCGGCGAATACGACCACCTGCCGGAAGCCGCCTTCTACATGGTCGGCGCCATCGAGGAAGCCGTGGCCAAGGCCGAGAAGATGGCGGCGAGCGCCTGA
- a CDS encoding F0F1 ATP synthase subunit gamma, whose protein sequence is MASLKEMRNRIDSVKSTQKITKALNMVAAAKLKRAQDQAESARPYAKKMASVIANLAAGVTGDGAPKLLAGTGADRKHLVVVATGDKGLAGGFNTNVIRAARDRINSLTANGKDVRVIAVGRKVRDGLSRIYGDKIIQTFELSDHKVMSMAAAEPIADLIASEFESGHADVVTLIYSRFQSVISQVATPKQLIPAVVDGDAAPIALNGAVYEYEPSEEEILETLLPRNIKTQILAALLENQASFFAAQMGAMDNATRNAGDLINALTLQYNRKRQAQITTELIEIIAGAEAL, encoded by the coding sequence ATGGCCAGCCTCAAGGAAATGCGCAATCGGATCGACAGCGTGAAGTCCACGCAGAAGATCACGAAAGCCCTGAACATGGTCGCCGCGGCCAAGCTGAAGCGCGCCCAGGATCAGGCCGAAAGCGCCCGTCCCTATGCCAAGAAGATGGCCTCGGTCATCGCCAACCTGGCGGCGGGCGTGACCGGCGACGGCGCGCCCAAGCTGCTGGCCGGCACGGGCGCGGACAGAAAACACCTGGTCGTCGTCGCCACGGGCGACAAGGGTCTGGCGGGGGGGTTCAACACCAACGTCATCCGCGCCGCCCGCGACCGGATCAACAGCCTGACCGCCAACGGCAAGGACGTCCGGGTCATCGCCGTGGGTCGCAAGGTCCGCGACGGTCTGTCCCGAATCTACGGCGACAAGATCATCCAGACGTTCGAGCTCAGCGACCACAAGGTCATGAGCATGGCCGCGGCCGAGCCGATCGCCGACCTGATCGCCTCTGAGTTCGAAAGCGGCCACGCCGACGTCGTCACCCTCATCTACAGCCGCTTCCAGTCGGTCATCTCGCAGGTGGCGACGCCCAAGCAGCTGATCCCGGCCGTGGTGGACGGCGACGCCGCACCGATCGCCCTCAACGGCGCCGTCTACGAGTACGAACCCTCGGAAGAGGAAATCCTCGAGACCCTGCTGCCCCGCAACATCAAGACCCAGATCCTGGCCGCCCTGCTCGAGAATCAGGCCAGCTTCTTCGCGGCCCAGATGGGCGCCATGGACAACGCCACGCGCAATGCGGGCGACCTCATCAACGCCTTGACGCTGCAGTACAACCGCAAGCGCCAGGCCCAGATCACCACCGAACTGATCGAGATCATCGCCGGCGCGGAAGCGCTCTGA